The following coding sequences lie in one Silurus meridionalis isolate SWU-2019-XX chromosome 19, ASM1480568v1, whole genome shotgun sequence genomic window:
- the npffl gene encoding pro-FMRFamide-related neuropeptide FF like, with translation MDASVWFAVFGMFLLVAGATHEMTDGETAVDLEETMREKLVSEQQLGGVIDDHLLKKALSLLLNNLQRYTRDPTVLHHPQRFGRGSHSDVYTDERIQSRDWDGVPQQIWSLAVPQRFGKK, from the exons ATGGATGCAAGTGTGTGGTTTGCTGTGTTTGGTATGTTTCTGCTGGTTGCCGGGGCGACACATGAAATGACAGATGGAGAAACGGCTGTGGACTTGGAGGAAACCATGCGAGAGAAGCTG gtgagcgaacagcagcttggtggtgtaaTTGATGATCATCTCCTGAAGAAGGCACTGAGTTTGTTACTGAACAACCTTCAGAGATACACACGTGACCCAACAGTGTTACACCACCCTCAACG gtttggaCGTGGTTCGCACTCTGATGTTTACACTGACGAGAGAATTCAATCTCGCGACTGGGACGGTGTCCCACAACAGATCTGGAGTCTCGCTGTACCACAGAGATTCGGCAAAAAGTAg